In one window of Paraflavitalea soli DNA:
- a CDS encoding FecR family protein, which translates to MLPEKDLQTLLDQYQEGKASPEERLLVEQWYEQLDAGSEQLWSSPGQEPAVKEELYMVILQQLKAAGNKDAVTFLPGKKRGLYVRLFRLSRVAALLIAVAGLGWFGWSLYTKQPGETVSRPTDEKDRPGIRGRTSVLPAKMLTVRSGETGYKKCQLPDGSTAWLNAGSAISYPDHFTALERMVRVERGEVFFKVLRDTLHPFRVHTGSVITTVLGTSFLVKQGFQQNTVEVSVKTGIVKVEKTNQTGASALVGRNLLPGDQLSFDTTANTYGLKKIPAGVIAAFIQGRLVYEDASLEEIVYDINHKYHISIQFDHEQLKNCHYRISIDDIPLTDCLQILSTLTNTRIEKQAEGHYKIIGQACN; encoded by the coding sequence ATGCTGCCTGAAAAGGACTTACAAACATTATTGGATCAATACCAGGAAGGAAAAGCTTCTCCGGAGGAACGCCTGTTGGTGGAGCAGTGGTATGAACAACTGGATGCGGGCAGTGAACAGCTATGGTCGTCACCCGGGCAGGAGCCGGCTGTGAAAGAAGAATTGTATATGGTCATTTTGCAGCAGCTGAAAGCGGCAGGAAACAAGGATGCAGTAACTTTTTTACCTGGGAAAAAGCGTGGCCTGTATGTGCGACTGTTCCGGCTTTCGCGGGTGGCGGCCCTATTAATAGCGGTAGCAGGGCTTGGCTGGTTTGGATGGTCGTTGTATACAAAACAGCCAGGAGAAACAGTTTCAAGACCCACGGACGAAAAGGATCGCCCTGGTATTAGAGGAAGAACGTCTGTTTTACCTGCAAAGATGCTCACTGTACGCAGTGGGGAAACGGGTTACAAAAAATGTCAGTTGCCCGATGGCAGCACAGCCTGGCTCAATGCAGGCTCAGCGATAAGCTATCCCGATCATTTTACAGCCCTGGAAAGGATGGTCAGGGTAGAAAGGGGGGAAGTGTTTTTTAAAGTTTTGAGAGATACGCTTCATCCCTTCCGGGTGCATACGGGCTCGGTCATTACTACTGTGTTAGGTACCTCCTTCCTGGTGAAGCAAGGTTTTCAACAGAACACGGTGGAGGTAAGCGTTAAAACCGGTATTGTAAAGGTGGAAAAGACTAACCAAACCGGCGCTTCTGCGCTGGTAGGGCGTAATCTGCTGCCTGGCGATCAACTATCATTTGATACAACCGCCAATACTTACGGGTTGAAAAAGATCCCTGCCGGTGTTATTGCTGCTTTTATACAGGGCAGGCTGGTATATGAAGATGCATCGCTGGAAGAGATCGTATACGATATCAACCATAAATACCATATATCGATCCAGTTTGATCATGAGCAGTTGAAAAACTGCCATTACCGTATCAGTATCGACGATATACCTTTAACAGATTGCCTGCAAATACTGAGCACACTTACCAATACCCGCATCGAAAAACAGGCCGAAGGCCATTACAAGATCATAGGCCAGGCATGTAACTGA
- a CDS encoding RNA polymerase sigma factor yields the protein MMNFDIPAQGASHDLLLNGFDDFYNRFWKLLYSTAFAKTGDHADSVDIVQDLFIHLWEKRQTLQINGSLESYLLTSLRNRILNHFRNKGVREKVRADYARFVDALVSNRTIFAEQESLRNTAEEAVQKALEQLPEKMKYIIVQNKYHQRTIQQLAEELNIAPQTVKNQLTKGLHRIEHFLRQHHAREITFLLLLYTAQQPGPNLF from the coding sequence ATGATGAATTTCGACATACCTGCACAAGGAGCCAGCCATGACCTGCTCCTGAATGGCTTTGATGATTTCTATAACCGTTTCTGGAAGCTGTTATACAGCACTGCCTTTGCCAAAACAGGCGATCACGCGGATAGTGTGGATATAGTGCAGGATCTTTTTATTCATCTGTGGGAAAAACGGCAAACCCTGCAGATTAATGGGTCATTGGAAAGTTACCTGCTCACCAGTCTGCGCAACCGCATTCTCAACCACTTCAGGAACAAAGGCGTACGTGAAAAAGTAAGGGCCGACTACGCCCGTTTTGTAGATGCCCTCGTAAGTAACAGAACAATATTTGCAGAACAGGAATCGCTGCGCAATACAGCCGAAGAGGCTGTACAAAAAGCATTGGAGCAATTGCCCGAAAAAATGAAATACATTATCGTTCAGAACAAATACCATCAGCGCACTATTCAGCAACTGGCAGAGGAACTGAACATCGCTCCGCAAACTGTAAAAAACCAGCTTACCAAGGGGCTGCACCGCATTGAACATTTTCTGCGGCAGCATCATGCACGGGAGATTACTTTTCTCTTGCTACTGTATACAGCACAGCAACCCGGGCCTAATCTGTTTTAA
- a CDS encoding DUF418 domain-containing protein codes for MSTAVAAAPLAAPVSQSERIGIMDALRGFAILGILLMNIPGFGLPSAVGFDPTVWNEYGTINYKVWWLVNWIPEGTQRAIFSMLFGAGIILFTTRAEKKLPGTLPVDYFFRRQLWLLVFGLIDVWILLWFGDILFDYACLGMIMFAFRKLPGRHLLIGAGICFLLMLGRETRDLYKDKAIITKGEKIAALDTTHTKLTEQQKEDLTAMKDFKERSATEKKLKRAEKSIRKTTGSFADAYEYRGDLYMSFLVRFLYYHVWDVLSFMFLGMALFKMGVLTGQATAKVYWIMTIAGLAVGLTLSYLRLDTAITNHFNGFDMTKHEVIELYTLSRLGRSIGLLGLIMLLYKSGWVKWLFALMRPVGQMAFTNYLMQSIVCGVFFYGVGFGMYGKLQRVEVYYFVLAVWVVQIIWSHLWLRFFHFGPFEWLWRSLTYWKKQPMKKRIKTD; via the coding sequence ATGTCTACTGCTGTTGCTGCTGCTCCACTGGCTGCACCCGTGAGCCAATCTGAACGTATTGGCATCATGGACGCCCTTCGCGGTTTTGCCATTCTCGGCATCTTACTCATGAATATTCCGGGCTTCGGCCTTCCCTCTGCTGTAGGGTTTGATCCCACTGTCTGGAATGAATATGGTACCATCAATTATAAAGTATGGTGGCTGGTGAACTGGATCCCCGAGGGTACCCAGCGGGCTATTTTCTCCATGCTCTTTGGCGCCGGTATCATTTTATTTACCACCAGGGCCGAAAAGAAACTGCCGGGCACCCTGCCGGTCGATTACTTCTTCCGGCGCCAGTTGTGGCTCCTGGTCTTTGGCTTGATAGATGTCTGGATACTGTTGTGGTTTGGCGATATCTTATTTGATTATGCCTGCCTGGGCATGATCATGTTTGCCTTCCGCAAATTGCCTGGCCGACATTTATTGATCGGCGCCGGTATTTGCTTTTTGCTGATGCTGGGCCGGGAGACCCGCGACCTCTATAAGGACAAAGCGATTATCACCAAAGGAGAAAAGATCGCTGCGCTGGATACCACCCATACCAAATTAACAGAGCAGCAAAAGGAAGACCTCACTGCTATGAAGGATTTCAAAGAAAGAAGTGCTACAGAGAAAAAGCTTAAAAGAGCGGAGAAATCTATCCGTAAAACGACGGGCAGTTTTGCCGATGCTTATGAGTACCGGGGCGATCTGTACATGAGCTTCCTCGTAAGATTTCTATACTACCATGTATGGGATGTATTGTCCTTTATGTTCCTGGGGATGGCTTTGTTTAAGATGGGGGTGCTTACCGGGCAGGCTACTGCCAAAGTGTATTGGATCATGACCATTGCAGGACTGGCGGTTGGATTAACCCTGTCTTATCTGCGGCTGGATACTGCTATCACGAATCATTTTAATGGATTCGATATGACCAAACATGAAGTTATTGAGTTGTATACTTTGTCGCGGCTGGGCCGGTCCATTGGTCTTTTAGGATTGATCATGCTGCTGTATAAATCCGGTTGGGTGAAATGGTTGTTTGCCCTGATGCGCCCGGTAGGGCAGATGGCTTTTACCAATTACCTTATGCAGTCTATTGTATGTGGTGTGTTTTTCTATGGTGTTGGCTTTGGCATGTATGGAAAGCTACAACGTGTGGAGGTATATTATTTTGTCCTGGCCGTGTGGGTGGTGCAGATCATCTGGAGCCACCTGTGGTTGCGGTTCTTCCACTTCGGCCCTTTTGAGTGGTTATGGCGTAGCCTTACTTATTGGAAAAAGCAGCCGATGAAAAAGCGTATTAAAACAGATTAG
- a CDS encoding sugar O-acetyltransferase → MKTEKEKMLAGELYDAMDQQLTEERTTARLLIKALNDSREDEPEKRAAILKDLLPHAGAGLWLQPPFYCDYGYNIKMGEKVFFNFNCVVLDVMSVTIGSRTLLGPNVQLYTAMHPMDHRERASGLEYAKLIVIGEDVWIGGSVVVCPGVIIGNRAVIGAGSVVTKNIPPDVFAAGNPCKVIRSL, encoded by the coding sequence ATGAAAACGGAAAAAGAAAAGATGCTGGCGGGAGAATTGTATGATGCCATGGACCAGCAGCTCACGGAGGAAAGAACAACAGCCCGGTTGCTGATCAAGGCACTGAACGATAGCCGGGAAGATGAACCGGAAAAGCGGGCGGCCATCCTGAAAGACCTGCTGCCTCATGCAGGCGCTGGTTTATGGTTACAGCCTCCCTTCTATTGTGACTATGGCTACAATATAAAAATGGGGGAGAAGGTATTCTTCAATTTCAATTGCGTAGTGCTGGATGTAATGTCCGTGACCATTGGCAGCAGAACCCTCCTGGGACCCAATGTGCAGCTCTATACGGCCATGCATCCCATGGACCATCGCGAAAGGGCATCCGGGTTGGAATATGCCAAACTGATTGTGATCGGCGAAGATGTGTGGATCGGTGGCAGTGTGGTGGTTTGTCCGGGTGTTATCATTGGGAACCGCGCTGTGATCGGCGCAGGCAGTGTGGTAACAAAAAATATACCGCCTGATGTTTTTGCCGCGGGGAATCCCTGTAAAGTGATACGTTCGTTATAA